The following coding sequences lie in one Desulfurispira natronophila genomic window:
- a CDS encoding 1-acyl-sn-glycerol-3-phosphate acyltransferase, whose amino-acid sequence MKQLVKYALALFLVVAYGVLSVSISLLPVSPVRRRRLRTQVTTFVCRWGLRLLGVRVQYRGEVSASGALMVCNHLSSLDILIIAAQAPTVFVSSQEVQQMPLVGTLARLGGTVFVDRRRWRSLPAEQQKLIHLLQHGFRVCLFPEATSSNGRRVLPFRSALLDIARTTGSRIYPYCLSYRSINSQPLDLERLEQLCYFGDMGFLTHLRQVFRCRRITARLVALPPVFAGETGHRKALGEQLQRSVQQAYTPPPPARQMLC is encoded by the coding sequence GTGAAGCAGTTGGTCAAGTATGCACTCGCCTTGTTTCTGGTGGTAGCTTATGGAGTCTTGAGCGTCAGTATTTCCCTGCTGCCGGTATCGCCTGTGCGCCGGCGCCGGCTGCGCACGCAAGTGACAACCTTTGTTTGTCGTTGGGGTTTGCGGCTGCTGGGAGTGCGGGTACAGTATCGGGGAGAGGTGTCTGCGTCAGGTGCCCTGATGGTGTGCAATCATCTTTCCAGTCTGGATATACTGATCATCGCCGCCCAGGCACCCACGGTATTTGTCTCTTCACAAGAGGTTCAGCAAATGCCGCTGGTGGGCACTCTGGCCCGACTGGGGGGAACGGTTTTTGTTGATCGACGGCGATGGCGCTCACTGCCAGCTGAGCAGCAGAAACTGATCCACCTCTTGCAGCACGGTTTTCGCGTTTGCCTCTTTCCCGAAGCCACTTCATCCAATGGCAGACGGGTACTGCCATTTCGCAGCGCCTTACTTGACATCGCCCGCACCACGGGCAGCCGGATCTATCCCTACTGCCTGAGCTATCGCTCTATTAACTCCCAGCCGCTTGACTTGGAGCGTCTGGAGCAGCTCTGCTACTTTGGTGATATGGGTTTTCTGACCCATTTGCGGCAGGTGTTTCGCTGTCGCCGTATTACGGCGCGCCTGGTAGCCCTTCCGCCAGTATTCGCTGGTGAAACAGGCCATCGCAAAGCGTTGGGGGAGCAACTGCAGCGGAGCGTTCAGCAGGCTTACACTCCGCCACCACCGGCCAGGCAGATGCTTTGCTGA